A genome region from Crossiella equi includes the following:
- a CDS encoding CGNR zinc finger domain-containing protein, translating into MHFAPDTKDSLEFVVALGNTRPEASRSGADELSTPEELATLLTVHGYSGRIDGTPTELTEVRETRDLLREVWTLSRDDAVPPVNRMLREANALPYLVRHDGLDWHLHATDSNAPLAERIRVEAALALTDVIRMDAMSRLRVCAAPDCTGLLLDLSRNGLKRFCGVRCGNRMNMIAFRERKAEQG; encoded by the coding sequence TTGCATTTTGCCCCTGACACGAAGGACAGCCTGGAGTTCGTCGTCGCCCTGGGCAACACCCGGCCGGAGGCCTCCCGCTCGGGTGCCGACGAGCTGTCCACCCCGGAGGAGCTGGCCACCCTGCTGACCGTCCACGGCTACTCGGGCCGCATCGACGGCACGCCGACCGAGCTCACCGAGGTCCGCGAGACCCGGGACCTGCTCCGCGAGGTGTGGACCCTCTCCCGCGACGACGCGGTGCCCCCGGTGAACCGCATGCTGCGCGAGGCGAACGCCCTGCCGTACCTGGTCCGGCACGACGGCCTGGACTGGCACCTCCACGCCACCGACTCGAACGCCCCGCTGGCCGAACGCATCCGCGTGGAGGCGGCCCTGGCCCTCACCGACGTCATCCGCATGGACGCCATGTCCCGCCTCCGGGTGTGCGCGGCCCCGGACTGCACGGGCCTGCTGCTTGACCTGTCCCGCAACGGCCTCAAGCGCTTCTGCGGGGTGCGCTGCGGCAACCGGATGAACATGATCGCCTTCCGGGAGCGCAAGGCGGAGCAGGGGTAG
- a CDS encoding EamA family transporter yields the protein MRATPTSAGLTAALVSVVSFGTSGAFVKPLLHAGWSPGAAVAARALLAGLVLLPFTLWSLHGQWDVLWRGRWRVLGMGVVAVAFTQLTYFAALTRIPVATALLVEYLAPLLLVGATWALTRRRPGVTVLLGSALAVGGLVLVVGPGAVQAVDPLGLAYAFAAAVGCAVYFVVAARPAQGLSPVALAGSGLLLAGVLLFVLGLLGLMPFTAHLGEVELLGTATPWWVPLLVVAVVGTAVAYSTGVAASNLLGARLASFLGLLEVVSASVIAWLLLGEALSPLQLLGGLLILGGIAAVRAEPAERPVAGTSPQAWETPAHARTGPPA from the coding sequence GTGCGAGCCACGCCGACGTCCGCGGGACTGACCGCGGCCCTGGTGTCCGTAGTTTCCTTCGGCACCTCCGGGGCGTTCGTGAAACCCCTGCTGCACGCGGGCTGGTCCCCCGGCGCCGCGGTCGCCGCCCGCGCGCTGCTGGCCGGGCTGGTGCTGCTGCCGTTCACGCTGTGGTCGCTGCACGGGCAGTGGGACGTGCTGTGGCGCGGGCGGTGGCGGGTGCTCGGCATGGGCGTGGTGGCGGTGGCCTTCACCCAGCTCACCTACTTCGCCGCGCTGACCCGCATCCCGGTGGCCACCGCGCTGCTGGTGGAGTACCTGGCGCCGCTGCTGCTGGTCGGCGCCACCTGGGCGCTCACCCGGCGGCGGCCCGGGGTCACCGTGCTGCTCGGCTCCGCGCTCGCGGTCGGCGGGCTGGTGCTGGTCGTCGGGCCCGGGGCGGTGCAGGCGGTGGACCCGCTCGGCCTGGCCTACGCCTTCGCCGCGGCGGTCGGCTGCGCGGTGTACTTCGTGGTCGCCGCCCGCCCCGCGCAGGGCCTGTCCCCCGTGGCGCTGGCCGGGTCCGGGCTGCTGCTGGCCGGGGTGCTGCTGTTCGTGCTGGGCCTGCTCGGGCTGATGCCGTTCACCGCCCACCTGGGCGAGGTCGAGCTGCTCGGCACGGCCACCCCGTGGTGGGTGCCGCTGCTCGTGGTGGCGGTCGTGGGCACCGCGGTGGCCTACTCCACCGGGGTCGCCGCGTCCAACCTGCTCGGCGCGCGGCTGGCCTCCTTCCTCGGGCTGCTGGAGGTCGTCTCGGCCTCGGTGATCGCCTGGCTGCTGCTCGGCGAGGCGCTGAGCCCGCTGCAGCTGCTCGGCGGCCTGCTCATCCTGGGCGGGATCGCGGCCGTGCGCGCCGAACCGGCGGAGCGGCCGGTGGCCGGGACGAGCCCCCAGGCGTGGGAAACTCCCGCCCATGCGCGTACTGGTCCCCCTGCCTGA
- a CDS encoding HPP family protein, translating into MNRGAAFTGLTAFAVTAVIGLAAMATQEPLLFPSLGPTAFLLFATPLAPAASPRNTLLGHLVGVVSGAIGLAAFGLLSADPDLVHGTWQRAGAAALALALTCGGMVLFDLPHPPAGATTLIVALGLLHTPLQLLLIMLSVLALTALGWAINRLAGRPCPLWRAVPAQPASSARKVRLNR; encoded by the coding sequence CTGAACCGCGGCGCGGCGTTCACCGGGCTGACGGCCTTCGCGGTGACGGCCGTGATCGGCCTCGCCGCGATGGCCACCCAGGAACCGCTGCTGTTCCCCTCCCTGGGCCCGACGGCCTTCCTGCTCTTCGCCACCCCGCTGGCCCCGGCGGCCAGCCCCCGCAACACCCTGCTGGGCCACCTGGTCGGCGTCGTCTCCGGCGCCATCGGCCTGGCCGCCTTCGGCCTGCTCAGCGCCGACCCGGACCTGGTGCACGGCACCTGGCAGCGCGCGGGTGCCGCCGCCCTGGCCCTGGCGCTGACCTGCGGCGGCATGGTGCTCTTCGACCTGCCGCACCCACCGGCGGGCGCCACCACGCTGATCGTGGCGCTGGGCCTGCTGCACACCCCCCTGCAACTGCTGCTCATCATGCTGAGCGTGCTGGCCCTGACCGCGCTGGGCTGGGCGATCAACCGCCTGGCCGGGCGGCCCTGCCCGCTGTGGCGGGCGGTACCGGCTCAGCCCGCCAGCAGTGCCAGGAAGGTCCGGCTGAACAGGTAG
- the narH gene encoding nitrate reductase subunit beta — protein sequence MRVMAQLAMVMNLDKCIGCHTCSVTCKQTWTNREGVEYVWFNNVETKPGQGYPRRYEDQEKWRGGWKLGRNGRLKLNAGSRLSRLGNIFANPRLPQLDDYYEPWTYDYRNLTEAPLGEDTPTAAPVSTITGRPTQPKWGPNWEDSLAGAPEHAQSDPLVEKLGRKISFEFEQSFMFYLPRICEHCLNPSCVASCPSGAMYKRAEDGIVLVDQDGCRGWRMCVTGCPYKKVYFNHKTGKAEKCTFCYPRLEVGQPTICSETCVGRLRYIGVLLYDADKVGEAASVRDEHELYPAQLSVFLDPNDPEVAAAAGAAGIPHDWVRAARNSPVYELIVKHEVALPLHPEYRTMPMVWYIPPLSPVVDALAETGFDGEDADNLFGAIDALRIPLDYLAELFTAGDVAPVRASLRKLAVMRAYMRSVNLGEAPDPRALQEAGFTADSVDSLYRLLAIAKYDDRYVVPTAGIGRAHELEGIATACSLDTDGGPGMGGPGGANGTDLFVWQDGERPAGLFPTLGKKGGR from the coding sequence ATGCGTGTCATGGCACAGCTGGCCATGGTGATGAACCTGGACAAGTGCATCGGCTGCCACACCTGCTCGGTCACCTGCAAGCAGACCTGGACCAACCGCGAGGGCGTGGAGTACGTCTGGTTCAACAACGTCGAGACCAAGCCAGGCCAGGGCTACCCGAGGCGGTACGAGGACCAGGAGAAGTGGCGCGGCGGCTGGAAGCTCGGCCGCAACGGGCGCCTGAAGCTCAACGCGGGCAGCAGGCTCTCCCGGCTGGGCAACATCTTCGCCAACCCGCGCCTGCCCCAGCTCGACGACTACTACGAGCCGTGGACCTACGACTACCGCAACCTGACCGAGGCCCCGCTCGGTGAGGACACGCCCACCGCGGCGCCGGTGTCCACGATCACCGGCAGGCCCACACAGCCGAAGTGGGGGCCGAACTGGGAGGACAGCCTCGCGGGCGCGCCCGAGCACGCCCAGTCCGACCCGCTGGTGGAGAAGCTCGGTCGCAAGATCAGTTTCGAGTTCGAGCAGTCGTTCATGTTCTACCTGCCGCGCATCTGCGAGCACTGCCTCAACCCCTCGTGCGTGGCCTCCTGCCCGTCCGGTGCCATGTACAAGCGGGCCGAGGACGGCATCGTGCTGGTGGACCAGGACGGCTGCCGCGGCTGGCGGATGTGCGTGACGGGCTGCCCGTACAAGAAGGTGTACTTCAACCACAAGACCGGCAAGGCCGAGAAGTGCACGTTCTGCTACCCGCGCCTGGAGGTCGGCCAGCCCACGATCTGCTCGGAGACCTGCGTCGGACGGCTGCGCTACATCGGCGTGCTGCTCTACGACGCGGACAAGGTCGGCGAGGCCGCGTCCGTGCGGGACGAGCACGAGCTGTACCCCGCGCAGCTGTCGGTGTTCCTGGACCCGAACGACCCCGAGGTGGCCGCGGCCGCCGGGGCGGCGGGCATCCCGCACGACTGGGTGCGGGCCGCGCGCAACTCCCCGGTGTACGAGCTGATCGTCAAGCACGAGGTCGCGCTGCCGCTGCACCCGGAGTACCGCACCATGCCGATGGTCTGGTACATCCCGCCGCTCTCACCGGTGGTCGACGCCTTGGCCGAGACCGGGTTCGACGGGGAGGACGCGGACAACCTGTTCGGCGCGATCGACGCGCTGCGCATCCCGCTGGACTACCTGGCCGAGCTGTTCACCGCCGGGGACGTGGCGCCGGTGCGGGCCTCGCTGCGCAAGCTCGCGGTGATGCGGGCGTACATGCGCTCGGTCAACCTCGGCGAGGCCCCGGACCCGCGCGCGCTCCAGGAGGCCGGGTTCACCGCGGACTCGGTGGACTCGCTGTACCGGCTGCTCGCCATCGCCAAGTACGACGACCGGTACGTGGTGCCGACCGCGGGCATCGGGCGCGCGCACGAGCTGGAGGGCATCGCCACCGCGTGCAGCCTGGACACCGACGGCGGACCCGGCATGGGCGGCCCCGGCGGTGCGAACGGCACCGACCTGTTCGTGTGGCAGGACGGCGAGCGCCCGGCCGGGCTGTTCCCGACCCTGGGCAAGAAGGGCGGCCGATGA
- a CDS encoding alpha/beta fold hydrolase, protein MDRRTLLSTLGATAALAMTGTPASAAPEATSGARVPSDAVLARSLGLRSAHAEVNGTRLHYVTGGTGSPLVLLPGWPQTWWEFNKVLPALAKRHTVIAVDLRGMGGSAKPEGGYDKKTMARDIHELIRRLGHRQADVAGHDIGAHVAYSLAANHPGTVRRLALLDGVHPEESLYQFTLIPQPGQPFFPWWFAFNQVRGLPEQLIVGRFRVLVDYFCQLLLVDQGNINELARSVYAHAYDNADAIRAGNSWYQGWVQDIQDDKAYGPLEMPVLGLGASSTYHALLDYLPRKARDQRVREITGSGHFIAEEQPGQVVAALTEFLR, encoded by the coding sequence ATGGACCGTCGCACCTTGCTCAGCACACTCGGCGCCACCGCCGCCCTGGCGATGACCGGAACTCCGGCCTCCGCCGCACCCGAGGCCACCAGTGGCGCCCGGGTCCCCTCGGATGCGGTGCTGGCCCGCTCGCTGGGCCTGCGCAGCGCGCACGCCGAGGTCAACGGCACCCGCCTGCACTACGTCACCGGCGGCACCGGCAGCCCGCTGGTGCTGCTGCCCGGCTGGCCGCAGACCTGGTGGGAGTTCAACAAGGTCCTGCCCGCACTGGCCAAGCGGCACACCGTGATCGCGGTGGACCTGCGCGGCATGGGCGGCTCGGCCAAGCCCGAGGGCGGCTACGACAAGAAGACCATGGCCCGTGACATCCACGAGCTCATCCGCAGGCTCGGCCACCGCCAGGCCGACGTGGCGGGCCACGACATCGGCGCGCACGTGGCCTACAGCCTGGCCGCCAACCACCCGGGCACCGTGCGCAGGCTGGCACTGCTGGACGGCGTGCACCCGGAGGAGAGCCTCTACCAGTTCACCCTCATCCCGCAGCCGGGCCAGCCGTTCTTCCCCTGGTGGTTCGCCTTCAACCAGGTGCGCGGCCTGCCGGAGCAGCTCATCGTGGGCCGCTTCCGCGTGCTGGTGGACTACTTCTGCCAGCTGCTGCTGGTCGACCAGGGCAACATCAACGAGCTCGCCCGCTCGGTCTACGCCCACGCCTACGACAACGCGGACGCCATCCGCGCGGGCAACTCCTGGTACCAGGGCTGGGTGCAGGACATCCAGGACGACAAGGCCTACGGGCCGCTGGAGATGCCGGTGCTGGGCCTGGGCGCCAGCTCCACCTACCACGCGCTGCTGGACTACCTGCCGCGCAAGGCCCGTGACCAGCGCGTGCGGGAGATCACCGGCTCCGGGCACTTCATCGCCGAGGAGCAGCCCGGACAGGTCGTCGCGGCGCTGACGGAGTTCCTGCGCTGA
- the narJ gene encoding nitrate reductase molybdenum cofactor assembly chaperone, protein MRSRQVRLLHRLAGECFQWPDEPLFERLPLLGEAAGELPPAPRAAVLDLLAALADRGPVAAGQHYVELFDTKPGRCLHLTWYTDGDTRRRGGSLAGLKQTFRQHGFALAESELPDFLPVLLEFAALAEKPGQGLLGEFRPALVRLHEALSTEDAAYGGLLNAVLLTIPVPRKGVRAAQPTPLVEQVGVAPVLLGYPTTRPGVLR, encoded by the coding sequence ATGAGGTCCCGGCAGGTCCGGCTGCTGCACCGGCTGGCCGGGGAGTGCTTCCAGTGGCCGGACGAGCCGCTGTTCGAGCGGCTGCCGCTGCTGGGCGAGGCGGCGGGGGAACTGCCCCCGGCCCCTCGGGCCGCGGTGCTGGACCTCCTGGCCGCGCTGGCGGACCGGGGCCCGGTGGCGGCGGGGCAGCACTACGTCGAGCTCTTCGACACCAAGCCCGGCCGCTGCCTGCACCTGACCTGGTACACCGACGGCGACACCCGGCGGCGCGGCGGCTCGCTGGCCGGGCTCAAGCAGACCTTCCGGCAGCACGGCTTCGCGCTGGCGGAGTCGGAGCTGCCGGACTTCCTGCCGGTGCTGCTGGAGTTCGCCGCGCTCGCCGAGAAGCCGGGTCAGGGCCTGCTCGGTGAGTTCCGGCCCGCGCTGGTGCGCCTGCACGAAGCTCTGTCCACTGAGGACGCCGCGTACGGCGGGCTGCTGAACGCGGTGCTGCTCACGATTCCCGTGCCCCGCAAGGGCGTGCGCGCCGCCCAGCCCACCCCGCTGGTGGAGCAGGTGGGCGTGGCACCGGTCCTGCTGGGCTATCCCACCACCCGTCCGGGGGTCCTGCGATGA
- a CDS encoding nitroreductase family deazaflavin-dependent oxidoreductase produces MSLEGEYEPSPVGWIREQVELYESSDGRRGGTLWDTGLPVVILTTRGARSGKIRKVPLMRVEHEGRYAAVASNGGFPRHPVWYANLTADPRVVLQDGATRRDMTAREITGEEKAEWWARAVAAYPPYVEYQEKTERVIPVFVLEPVEVGVAGAPSSG; encoded by the coding sequence ATGTCGCTCGAGGGTGAGTACGAGCCGAGCCCGGTGGGCTGGATCCGCGAGCAGGTCGAGCTGTACGAGAGCTCGGACGGCCGGCGCGGCGGCACGCTCTGGGACACGGGCCTGCCGGTGGTCATCCTCACCACCCGGGGCGCGCGGAGCGGCAAGATCCGCAAGGTCCCGCTGATGCGCGTGGAGCACGAGGGGCGGTACGCGGCCGTGGCCTCCAACGGCGGTTTCCCGCGCCACCCGGTCTGGTACGCCAACCTCACCGCCGACCCGCGCGTGGTGCTCCAGGACGGGGCCACCCGCCGGGACATGACGGCCCGGGAGATCACCGGCGAGGAGAAGGCCGAGTGGTGGGCGCGTGCGGTCGCCGCGTACCCGCCCTACGTCGAATACCAGGAGAAAACCGAGCGGGTGATCCCCGTCTTCGTCCTCGAGCCGGTGGAAGTGGGAGTCGCCGGTGCCCCGAGCTCGGGGTGA
- a CDS encoding DUF2000 domain-containing protein — translation MEPIRFDTKIAVLLREDLLTWQRLNVCAFLTSALAAANPELVGEPYEDADGTRYLPMFGQPVLVFEGTKEVLTAAHSRALGRGMALPVFTSDLFATGNDRDNRAAVRAVPRDRLDLVGLAVHGARNAVDKVLKGARMHR, via the coding sequence GTGGAACCGATCCGCTTCGACACCAAGATCGCCGTGCTGCTGCGCGAGGACCTGCTGACCTGGCAGCGCCTCAACGTCTGCGCCTTCCTCACCAGCGCCCTGGCCGCGGCCAACCCCGAGCTGGTCGGCGAGCCCTACGAGGACGCCGACGGCACCCGCTACCTGCCCATGTTCGGCCAGCCCGTGCTCGTCTTCGAGGGCACCAAGGAGGTGCTCACCGCCGCCCACAGCCGTGCCCTGGGCCGGGGCATGGCGCTGCCGGTGTTCACCTCGGACCTGTTCGCCACCGGCAACGACCGGGACAACCGCGCCGCCGTGCGCGCCGTGCCCCGCGACCGGCTCGACCTGGTCGGCCTGGCCGTGCACGGGGCCCGCAACGCCGTGGACAAGGTCCTGAAGGGCGCCCGCATGCACCGCTGA
- a CDS encoding type 1 glutamine amidotransferase domain-containing protein: MRVLVPLPDHDFDVTEVAVPWRLLTDAGHEVVFATEHGGQAPEADPLLLTGVLFGQLGAEPEPKEFYRQLTADPAYRAPVGWAALVPEDYDALLLPGGHAPGMRQYLGSAELRRVVAAFWALERPVGAICHGVLVLARAGVLAGRRTTCLPKYMERGAYLLTAWRRGRYYRTYPAYVQDEVVAAGARFERGPVELSRRGTATDDGPAFVVRDGNYVSARWPGDAYLFSRTFLALLAG; the protein is encoded by the coding sequence ATGCGCGTACTGGTCCCCCTGCCTGACCACGACTTCGACGTCACCGAGGTCGCGGTGCCCTGGCGCCTGCTCACCGACGCCGGGCACGAGGTCGTCTTCGCCACCGAACACGGCGGTCAGGCCCCGGAGGCGGACCCGCTGCTGCTGACCGGTGTCCTCTTCGGACAGTTGGGCGCCGAGCCGGAGCCGAAGGAGTTCTACCGGCAGCTCACCGCCGACCCGGCCTACCGGGCGCCGGTGGGCTGGGCCGCGCTGGTGCCCGAGGACTACGACGCGCTGCTGCTGCCCGGCGGCCACGCCCCGGGCATGCGCCAGTACCTCGGTTCGGCGGAGCTGCGACGCGTGGTGGCCGCGTTCTGGGCGCTGGAGCGGCCGGTCGGGGCGATCTGCCACGGCGTGCTGGTGCTGGCCCGCGCCGGGGTGCTGGCCGGACGGCGCACCACCTGCCTGCCGAAGTACATGGAGCGCGGCGCGTACCTGCTGACCGCGTGGCGGCGCGGCCGCTACTACCGGACCTACCCGGCGTACGTGCAGGACGAGGTGGTGGCCGCGGGCGCCCGGTTCGAACGCGGGCCGGTCGAGCTGAGCCGCCGGGGCACGGCGACCGACGACGGCCCCGCGTTCGTGGTCCGGGACGGCAACTACGTCTCCGCCCGCTGGCCCGGGGACGCCTACCTGTTCAGCCGGACCTTCCTGGCACTGCTGGCGGGCTGA
- the narI gene encoding respiratory nitrate reductase subunit gamma has translation MNAIDLLLWGVLPYLAILSLVGGTIWRYRHDRFGWTTRSSQLHESRLLRVGSPMFHFGLLFVAGGHVMGLLVPKSVTEFLGVAEQEYHLVSLTAGTLTGALTLGGLAILLYRRLTTPGVRRATTGNDGLVYLLLGGAIVLGMCATVLTNGLGGGYDYRETISPWLRGILTLRPDPALMVDVPISFQLHVVTALLLFTLWPFSRLVHAFSAPVAYLARPYVVYRSRSGERVGARGPQRGWGGRGGWEEP, from the coding sequence ATGAACGCGATCGACCTGCTGCTGTGGGGAGTGCTGCCGTACCTGGCGATCCTCTCCCTCGTCGGCGGCACCATCTGGCGGTACCGGCACGACAGGTTCGGCTGGACCACCCGCAGCTCGCAGCTGCACGAGTCGAGGCTGTTGCGCGTCGGCAGCCCGATGTTCCACTTCGGCCTGCTGTTCGTGGCGGGCGGGCACGTCATGGGCCTGCTGGTGCCCAAGTCGGTCACCGAGTTCCTGGGCGTGGCCGAACAGGAGTACCACCTGGTCTCGCTGACCGCGGGCACGCTGACCGGCGCGCTGACCCTGGGCGGCCTGGCGATCCTGCTCTACCGCAGGCTGACCACGCCGGGCGTGCGCCGGGCCACCACCGGCAACGACGGCCTGGTGTACCTGCTGCTGGGCGGTGCGATCGTGCTGGGCATGTGCGCCACGGTGCTCACCAACGGCCTGGGCGGCGGCTACGACTACCGGGAGACGATCTCCCCGTGGCTGCGCGGGATCCTGACGCTGCGACCGGATCCGGCGCTGATGGTGGACGTGCCGATCAGCTTCCAGCTGCACGTGGTGACCGCGCTGCTGCTGTTCACGCTGTGGCCGTTCAGCCGCCTGGTGCACGCCTTCAGCGCCCCGGTGGCCTACCTGGCGCGCCCGTACGTGGTCTACCGCAGCCGCTCCGGCGAACGGGTTGGTGCCCGCGGCCCGCAGCGCGGCTGGGGCGGTCGCGGCGGCTGGGAGGAGCCCTGA
- a CDS encoding helix-turn-helix transcriptional regulator — protein MRSQEVTAWRPPVAGLAEVFHAHFVEHVYPMHTHEAWTLLIIDEGAVRFALDRHEHGALTSLVTLLPPQVPHDGRSATPHGFRKRVLYLDDTVLPPTLIGHAVDQPGFTDPLLRQRIHQLHTSLAHPAEDLEAQSRLALVADRLARHLRRRDPVVPPHRDPTLAARLRDLLDTRVHSGLSLTDAAGLLSAHPAHLVRAFTAEFGLPPHQYLVSRRVDTARRLLLSGARPAEAATESGFYDQAHLGRHFKRVVGVSPGRFRRSAER, from the coding sequence GTGCGCAGCCAGGAGGTCACCGCGTGGCGGCCGCCCGTGGCGGGCCTGGCCGAGGTCTTCCACGCGCACTTCGTCGAGCACGTCTACCCGATGCACACGCACGAGGCCTGGACGCTGCTGATCATCGACGAGGGCGCGGTCCGGTTCGCGCTGGACCGCCACGAGCACGGCGCGCTGACCTCCCTGGTCACGCTGCTGCCGCCGCAGGTGCCGCACGACGGCCGCTCGGCCACCCCGCACGGCTTCCGCAAGCGCGTGCTCTACCTGGACGACACGGTGCTGCCGCCGACGCTGATCGGGCACGCGGTGGACCAGCCAGGCTTCACCGATCCCCTGCTGCGCCAGCGCATCCACCAGCTGCACACCAGCCTGGCTCACCCGGCCGAGGACCTGGAGGCGCAGAGCCGCCTGGCCCTGGTCGCCGACCGCCTGGCCCGCCACCTCCGCCGCCGGGACCCGGTGGTCCCACCGCACCGCGACCCGACGCTCGCCGCCCGCCTGCGCGACCTGCTGGACACGAGAGTCCACTCCGGACTGTCCCTGACCGACGCGGCCGGACTGCTCAGCGCCCACCCGGCCCACCTGGTGCGCGCCTTCACCGCCGAGTTCGGCCTGCCGCCGCACCAGTACCTGGTCAGCCGCCGGGTGGACACCGCCCGCCGCCTGCTGCTCTCCGGCGCGCGCCCGGCCGAGGCAGCCACCGAGTCGGGCTTCTACGACCAGGCGCACCTGGGACGGCATTTCAAGCGCGTGGTGGGCGTCAGCCCGGGGCGTTTCCGCCGTTCGGCTGAACGGTAG
- a CDS encoding dienelactone hydrolase family protein, translated as MDKSMVDIPLADGVADSYLVLPDGDGPFPAVLLFEDAFGLRPRLFEMAERIAAEKRWAVLAPNILYRGGRCPLVDMTELADPDKRGEVFGRIMPMIHGLTPELLAADTARYLDFLAGLDRVGGPVVVTGYCMGGTNALRAIQAHPDRIAGVATYHAGNLVTDAPDSPHLALGKVTGEAYFAHADQDHAMSAQQIKVFEAALDEAGVRYTSELYEGAPHGFTMTDTAAHHAEGERRHWESLYALLDRVG; from the coding sequence ATGGACAAGTCGATGGTCGACATCCCCCTGGCCGACGGGGTCGCCGACTCCTACCTCGTGCTCCCGGACGGTGACGGGCCGTTCCCCGCGGTGCTGCTGTTCGAGGACGCTTTCGGCCTGCGGCCCCGGCTCTTCGAGATGGCCGAGCGGATCGCGGCGGAGAAGCGCTGGGCGGTGCTGGCGCCGAACATCCTGTACCGCGGCGGGCGCTGCCCGCTGGTCGACATGACCGAGCTGGCCGATCCGGACAAACGCGGCGAGGTGTTCGGGCGGATCATGCCGATGATCCACGGGCTCACCCCGGAGCTGCTGGCCGCCGACACCGCGCGGTACTTGGATTTCCTGGCCGGGCTGGACCGCGTGGGCGGTCCCGTGGTGGTCACCGGGTACTGCATGGGCGGTACCAACGCGCTGCGCGCGATCCAGGCGCACCCCGACCGGATCGCCGGGGTCGCGACCTACCACGCGGGCAACCTGGTCACCGACGCGCCGGACAGCCCGCACCTGGCACTCGGCAAGGTCACCGGCGAGGCCTACTTCGCGCACGCCGACCAGGACCACGCGATGAGCGCCCAGCAGATCAAGGTGTTCGAGGCGGCCCTGGACGAGGCCGGGGTGCGGTACACCTCCGAGCTGTACGAGGGCGCGCCGCACGGGTTCACCATGACCGACACCGCAGCGCACCACGCCGAGGGCGAGCGGCGGCACTGGGAGAGCCTGTACGCGCTGCTGGACCGCGTGGGCTGA